The DNA segment TTGAGAGTATGTGCATTACATCATTTCTTTTAACTGTTAGATTATACTTTTGTCGCAGTGTCTGACACATGGATCTGTAACCCAGAAGCTGACCTGAGCCTCTCAGTTCTTGTGTAACAGTGGAAATGACAATGTCAGTGGGAGTAAAGTCAGTCCTTCTAGTCATTCCAGCATCTTTTAGCCTCCTCTTTAATGTTCTCAGACTCATACAAATATTATGCTTGTTTTCAAGAAAGTCCAGGAGCACTTCATATGTATGGCCCTCAGAGAAATACTTATTGATGATGTCTGTGACTGAGACTGGGCCTAAGGTTGAAGAGAAAACGTGAAAAGATAATTACGACCGCAGGAATCCACAAATGCACTTaataagtgtttttaaaaaaataccacaTCTGAAACAACTCTCAATAAACATGACTCAAGTATTTAATCTTCTTGATGTGTGCTTAAATAAAGGCCATAAAGCTCAAAGAACATGGACCAGGATTCAGGACTTAGACCTCTATGCTGACAACTCAAAATGAGCAAAATTAGAGAAGTTAGAAGAATTTCATCACTGTGTACATATGCCCTATTGCTATAGACAAGTCataaacaattttttaaaaatatgccatAGAACCGGTGGTAGGCTTAAACCAGAATACAGTTCTTAGTACCTACCAGTTCATGCCTTTGCGTTTTTAGAATTCTGATTTATCTTTGCATACAGAGTCTTTAACAATACAAAAACCTTAGAATAAGGAAATGAATATAGTACTTTTGGAATGGCACATGAATaataatccaaaaaaaaaaaaaagtttaacacgCACTACTGAAGCTACTGTGGTGTATATCAGTCGTTATGAAGCAATTAAAAGGTGAGCAATAAATACTAGAACTTAGGAAAGTGAAGTGCTTACCATTCTCTATAAAAGGTGCTAAAACTTGAATGTTAGTTCCACAGGACCCACAAAAAACTCCAATTTGCCCCACTAGCTGGATTCCACAATATGGACAATACATTGCCTGATGAAGACACAATGCCAAATTAAAACCTGAACACATTGACTGCAACACTCCTTAATGACTTTGACTTATTAGTATTTGTTCTCGAGTTTAAAAAAGCTTAATTTCTAAGGCTACATTAAACATTATCTTTGTTAGAATTATCTTTGAATGTATATTCCAGATATCTGTAGTATTATTAGAATCATGAGATTAAAACACATTTACCTCTCCTCCACTTCTTTGAAGTGTCTCGCAGTCCCAGCGCACTGGctagcatgttttggttcgtgcaactggtccgtcggttTATTGTCTCCCCAGGAACATTTCCGTTGTGTCGTTTCCTGTTTCCGTTGTgtcttttcctatttccgttgtgtcttttcctatttccgttgtgtcttttcctatttccgttgtgctttgtgtgcttttgcagcgtttttctttttgcagcattttttctttttgcagcgcttttctttttgcagcgtttttctttttgcagcatttttctttttgcaggtgttttctgaagttgcagtgcAGCGTTTTTCTTGAAGTTGCAGTGCagcgtttttgtttttgcagcgttttcctttttgcagcatttttctttttgcaagtgttttctgaagttgcagtgcagcgtttttgtgtttgcagcattttcctttttgcagcatttttctttttgcaagtgttttctgaagttgcagtccgtttggcctctcagggccaccgtagacaAAGGTTTAAATGTAACAAAACTTTATACATAGAAGTTCTACAATCACAGTGTGTTGAGCAAGCAACACAAAGTCGTGTGGTCCCCCTAGTGGTTGCAGCCCTAAACCACAACATAGATTGTTTATGTCTGAGGGTTAACACCAGCCTCCAACAGCCCAACAGTCTGAGAGGAGATGACTAGAACATTATCTTTTACAGATGACACCACACTTGAagctgtgtttgttgtgttaCAGCCAACAACAGAGAACACGATAGCCTGGAGTCAGGCAGCGACGGCATGCTGAAGAAATTCAGAGGCAGGCCTTTGGTATTTCTAAACTTGtagaaattaaacattttttttctttgtcatatAATACCTGTTCTGCTTTGTTTACTACTGGAGTACTAAACAAGTACTTTGGAATGAATATATTTAACATGTGCTCTCCAACTAAGTCTAACTATCGTCACCttggaaatctgttttcacTGACTCTTTCAATATCAACCCTATTAATTTGTATGCTGTAACAGCCTCAGTGCATTCCTCTAAGTCGGTGTGGTCATTAGCTGCTTTGTTTGAAGATGTCCCAGCTTGTAGGGCTGAAACACAAAAGCATACACGAACCTGCTTTTGTGTtacaggcccctcttctgtggaaccagctcccagtttggatttgggagggAAAtaccatctctacttttaagattaggtttaacactctcttccacagtgtgtccttGCTTCTTCTCCTCAGCCCTAACTGGTTGCAGCAGATTGCTGCCCCTCAAATAAACTGGTTCTAcaggaagtttcttcctgttaaaggggagttttttgTTCCCACTGTTGCAAAAATTCTTAATCACATGGGTCATTTGACTGTTGgggtttctttgtattattggagggtctttatcttacaatataaagtgctttgaggtgacttctgttgtgatttcaTGCTAcacaaataaaagtgaattgaaaaAAATCGAAGTGTCTCGTCCTATGGATGCTCACCTCTTCTTCATCGTTCCTGATTTTCTGATTATTGTGTTATTAACTCATATTATTTGTCGACGTGACCCAAACATTGTGATTATTATTCAAGACATTTCAGACTGCAGAACAGCTAATTATTAATGCAGTGTTTGATTCCATCAGAACTACAATATTTCATGCAGCCACAGATGTACATCAGTCTGAATTCTGCTGGCTGCTTATTTCTGTCTGATTTTATGACCTTTCCACCAAATGATGTCTGTCTTCACAGATATCatcatttttaaattcatgctttcctttcattttggcagcatttaaaaataataattctaatAAAGTTTTAATAATCACACTCCATTTACATTGTTTTTATCATTGTTTTCCCTATTCTATATTTGACTGATTTCACACACAAATATCCACTAGACTCCACAGTGACCTCACATTGTACATGAACCACTATCTTCTTATTTATGACAGAATTTGAATACACAAACATGCATATCTTTGAAAAGTACAAAGAAATGGAAATGGGCAAATCACACAATGCACTCAAATGAAgggtttgtgttttatttctaaaAATGTCCTCAGTGGCACACAGTGCACACATTTTGACTTCATACATATACATTATATCTTTACTATGTTTCAGCATTGAGCCACATTCTTGATTTCAAATGGCTATTATTTCGAAATTAAAATCAGACTGACTCGGACTGAAGGAGTAACACTATGACGGTGTATGTTGTTGATCTAAAGTGAAATTTGCACGTGGAACCACAAAGCCTCCTTTTAACATCTTTCTAAACTGAGACGAATAAATAGTTGTTTAAATGGATTCTGAagggcttttactttgaagtctGTTCTCACTTTCTCGTAGCAAATGTATGTAATATACAAACACTACACTATACAAtattctttgcaaactcctttgactacgatgacctggatgactgagaaccttcacagacaatatacaaacacacacaacgtAAAACAAGTGATGACGACGACTGTGCTGCAACAGGaaacagtttggatttgggagggAAAtaccatctctacttttaagattaggtttaacactgtcttccacagtgtgtccttGCTTCCTCTCCTCAGCCCTAACTGGCAACAGGAAACAGTTGCGTATCTACCTCTCTTGCCTCACCCGCGTCTTTCCCACTTTTAAAAAGCTTCTTATGCCCATGTTGAGTTTCGTTAGCTTATTAGCAAACAGCAGTTTGTTAGACCGTCTGCCAAACAGTGCGGTATTCGCCAAAAAAGTCTCCTTTGTATGAAGTGTGTAATTTGTGTTCGTTTGGTtttcctccatccatccatcgatcTTCTTCCCCTTTATTCGGGGCCGGTTCACGGGGgtagcagcctaagcagagaagcccagacctccctgtccccagccacctcctccagcctaCCCGGCGTTGACCAAGTTgaccaaaggcgttcccaggccagccgagatatatAATCtgtccagcgtgtcctgggtctgggTTTTCctgtgaaacaaacaaacactatatatatatatatatatatatatatatattggtaAAGTCCACGTTCGAAGCACTGACGTCACATTTGAATCCGACGTCCAGTATGACTTCACGAATCATCGTGAGAACCCCGTGTATCCATgacaacgttctgtaaaaaaacatttagcaGCGTTTCGTGCAGCACAGATTACTGTCTCTTCGCGTGTTAACAGCTACAGCAGAAAacgtttttaaacttttcagctattttaacTACAGTCAAAATTGTAAACAGCCAGTTTAAGTTTGCAGCTTACTGATCACTTTCCTCCAGTCCAGTGGATTTAAACCATATTTAAAATGGATAGCGGAGACGGTGAGATCAACGGCGCTAACCAAAGTAAGATCTCATTTCAATTTTCTGATGTATTATCTGACAGTTTGTTACAACACATGCTCGTAAAGGCCTCGGTCACACAGTCCAGATACTTCCGTTTGGTGCGGTATTTCTCCCGGTACATCAACTGTTTTGTGATCGCCTATGGGGGATTGGAGAATATACATGTTTTTGTCTAAGCAGGGATGTTTCATGGCTTATTTAAATGCTGGTGCTGCATGCTATTTTCAGCTTAAATTTAAGAATTGAATTGTTTTGTAAAGTGAAAGAGTAAGATTAAGTAGTTTTGTAGTATTTTATAATAGTGACTGTGGCCTGAGGAAAACCTGATATTCAAAGCTAATAAGTTCATCACAACTGCAGTGCATGCAATAGTAACCTCACCTATGTAGTTTTTAGCACTTAGTTTTCAGGTCCGTCTGTATTGCATGTAATATAGCACCAACTGGAATTTGTGGACTGTTCTCTCATCATGAGTGTTAATTATAAAATATTTCTCTGTTTCTAGATGTGGAGCTAAGATTTTGCCCGCTGCTCCATTTAGTGGAGCGCTTTGAACATTACGCTGCAGTAGGTCCAGAGATGAGTTTGCTCCGGGATACTATAATGCGTGGGTTGTTCAATGAGTTCAGCCTGGAAACTGTGATTGAAATTTTTTATAATACTCTGGGGCTTGGGAATATTGACGATATTGCACGAGTGGACCTAGCTCTGCAAGCAGCTGGCATAGGATTAAATCCAGCAGTAGGAGCAGAAGGTCCGTGGGACAATGAAGCGCTCCCTCTTCCAGCAGCTGACATGGAAAACAACCTGGCCGGTTTAGCTGAAGATCACTGGGACCATCAAGGTCTTCATCTACCGGCAGTAAATGTGGACATTAATCTACCCCGGCAAGAAGAtcagtttgctgatgacatgtGGTGGGTCTGGGAAAGTGACATTAATTCTGGCACTGAAAATGAAAGCGACCTTGAAAGCGAATCAGATGATGATGTCCCAGAGTCAATACCTACCATCCCAGAACCTCAAAGATCCAGGAGCCCTCCAAGAGAGGAAGCTGATGAAAGCGATCTCTTTGGCTCCAGGAGGCgccaaagagaagaaaataataatggCGACAGTAATGAGATGAACATGAAGAGATTCAGGTTCCTCAACTCAGGCAACGAACCGTCAGACACCACCTCTGAAAGTGAGGATAATGAAAATGAAGACACGGTGTCATCACCCTCTACTTCAGCTGACACAGAAGCAggacagaagaagagaaaacgggatgatgatgatgaggacaatggaagagacaaaaaaatgtgtaaaaagtaACAAAATTGTGGTGCTGGACCCTCAGGATTGACCCCCCGACCCCTCTCACCCTCCTatgtggtgtgtttgtgtgtgagcaccATCAGAGACTGTGACTTTGAGAATCTGGAAGTGCCTGGTGGCATCTTTATCTGTCCTCCTTGTTGTTTACAAGGAGAGTTATTTATAAACTCTCTTTGCTTTATGCCTAAACTTCCTGTCTAGGTTGTTCATCGCAGCAGATAGTTGCCCACAACTGAGCCTGCTTTCAGAAAAATATGTGAACACTAACCAAATTGTGCTGTTAGACACTCAGTATTGACTTCCATCTCCAATGAGTTCCACAAGTGCAGTCTGTGAGTTGCACATTACTGAGATTTAAGTGTTTTCAACTCGTCTTCATCATTACAGCAGGAAGCTGTATAGTACGAGTTGTAAGGGATTTAAAGGTGGATGCTGAAATGGCTCAGGAATTGCCAGGACATTCATAGACTTTTTCATAGCTTTACATACTGTGTCTAGAatctttttttgctgatgtgATTATGTGCAAGCAGCACTTTTGCTGATGACTGTGCCAGGTGTAGCTAggtgtaattctttattaatgCTGAGCagcttcagatgttcaaatatgaATATTTGAAAGTACacatgagaaaaagagagaacttCATGCCACAAATAAGGAAAACACTGTCCAGTAGCTGCTCAGCACTGGCTGTTACTAAAACCACACTTACAAAATATTCAGATGATCAAAGTGTTGTGGAAAAATAAACTGagcattaaaacaaaactgattttcTGAGATTTATTGAAAGAAACTTGAAGAGGGGGTGTTCAGAACAAACTCACTTTCAAACTGTACTTTCTGCAGCTTGTGCACTTGTAGATGTGAGAAGCAACTGCATTGCTGTATCCTGTGATCAAATCCCATTGGAGTGCAGCTCGTTTACAGTTATTCCCCTTCCTTGATGCTGCACTTTTTTGTGATAGTGTTTAATAAGTAAAGACGACACATGACTTGAATTGGGAATAATGGCAGGATGTTTGATATATGGGTGCAGAGTTGCTCTTGTTAAACGTCCTCCCTGCTCATCAACAAATGGACTTAGGCTGtacagcttgtgtgtcttgtccTTCAGTTGAATGTCCTTTCCTCTAGTTAAGTCCTTAAATTCTTTGCTgaatgtgttttcctgtgcaaGTTTTATTATGAACAGTTCCGCGTTTTGTCTGACTTGTGTTTTcaccttttgtttgtgtgagtCCTTTAAAATCCTTCACAAATTTCTGTAGACAAGCAATAGCTTTAACAGCTCTTCTCCAGTCTGAGAATTTGGTGAGACGGTCTAGTATTCTTCTCCTTTCTTCTACTTTGGTGTTGGACACATCTACTGTTTTCAGCTCTGGATCGTTGGGCTTGACTTCAGTAAACTCGTCATTTTCAATGGGTAGCTCGCTTTGCCACAAAAACTCTGGACCTTTAAACCAGTTAGAGTTGAGCAGCTGTTGGAGACCGAGTCCTATTGATGTGTGGTCTGCAGGATTATTTTCAGATGGTACTTGATGCCACTGTCGTGGGTCTGTGAGTGACCTTATCCTTTGAATCCTATTTGCCACAAACACGTGAAATCTCTTTGCATCATTGTTCACATTCCCCAACACTACCGTGGAATCTATCCTGAAGTGTTCTTCAAGATCACTTATCTCCAGCTCATTTCTTAACCTTACACTTGTTCTTGCTGCAACTACTGCAGCCGTTAGTTCAAGCCTAGGGACAGTAGTGACCTTGGTTGGGGCTACATGTGCCTTTCCCAAGACTAAGGCACAATGAATATCCCCTTTGGATGTTACTGTTCTTAAATAACTACACTGTCTGTAGCCTGTCACACTAGCGTCTGAAAAATGGTGTAATTCACATTGTGCAATGTCTGTGTTTGCAGGTAGGACACATCTTTGAACTTTCACATTTGACAGGTTAGGTTTTGAAGATCTAGGAGCCAGGATTCCCACTGTGTGCGGAGATCATCTGAGAGTGGCTCGCCCCATCCAACTTTCTCTTGACATAACTGATTTGCTTTCCTCTTAGGATGAAGGGTGCCACAAATCCCAGTGGGTCATACACTGATGCTATTGTGCGCAGGATTCCTCTTCTTGTCATTGGGTGGTCTTTTACAGTTATTCTGAACGGAAACTCATCAGCAGAAACGCACCACTGAACACCAAGTGCCCTTCCCATTAATGGCTCTCCAAGTGCCAGATCTAAGTCCTTAAATCTTTCTGTACACTTTTCTCTCGGCAATGACTTTATCACATTTTCACTGTTTGATATAAACTTGTGTAATCTTAGTTTACCTGTGCTACACAGTTCTCTACACAGTTCTTTGACTCATTTTATGGCTTCTGCTTCTTACATAACACTTACAAGTCCATCATCTACATAAAAGTTCCTTTGAATGAACCTCACAGTGTTTGGAGTGAACTTTCTCTCACCTTGCGGGGCTAGATGTTTTAAACCAAAGTTGGCACAGCCAGGAGAAGAAGCAGCGCCAAAGAGATGAACCTTCATTCGAAAGACTGAGGGTGGAACGCTTAGGTCACCATGCTCCCACCATAGGAAGCATAAGTAGTCCTACATGGAACTGGTGAAACATTTGTTTGACGTCGCACATTACAGCAGTGAAGCCCTTCCTGAACCTACGAAGCACTCCCACCAAAGTGTTTGTGAGGTCAGGCCCTGTAAGCAGGTGCATTTTCAGCGAGGTGTCTTGATATCGTGCAGAGCAGTCAAAGACTACACATATTTTGCCGGGCTTTTGAGGGTGGTGTACCCCATGGTGGGGAATATACCAAACAGGAGTATTACAGAGTTCTTTCTCCGGCATTTTCTCCCCATCACCACATGCTATCATGTTCTCCATGAAATTTGCATAGTCTGTGTGGTACCTTTGGtcctctccaaaagttgattctgttcatctgaacgtagcgttttgtggaagaaacgtttcgtcactcatccaagtgacttcttcagtctcagctgactgcaggtttccccaatcttataaacagtacatttgcatagtgactgaaaccagcctactgaaggaacaatgggctgggaggtcagctccttaatcttaattatgcaaagtCTCATGACCCATtcatcaacaaccactgaccaaaacccactgatcaaagaccatgagtaccattcacagagagttggggaatggctgcaatcacagcattgtaagatgccGAAAGATGTTGTAACATGGTAGACTAATGTGCCTGTGTTAATTCAGCTCCATATTATTGTGTTAAGTTGCACTGGGTTGGGAGTGGtcgtgtgtgtgtcacatttttGGTGAGCCAATGGCTGGAATGGGGTTGGACTAATTAGAGGCAGGTGTACTTGATTGCACTGATACACTGGTCTACTTATAGCCCACACTACAAACACTGCTGTgtcattttgtctctctgtgcaggtatgtaATGTGATGAAATCTGGTATGTTTGGGATGGATGGGTTTTGTGCTATGAATTCTATAGTGAATGTgtcattttgtctctctgtgcaggccagggcCTATTATATGCCACAGCCTAAAGGCAGCAGAGTTGCAGAGGCTGGAGTGACCACTGGCTATATGCTTGCAGGGTGGTGGGTCTCAGAGGACAACTTCTAACCCTGTTGAAGGCAACACGTGGAGTGCAACTGGCAGTGTGGCATAGCTGGCTCTGGCCTTGggactgtgtttttatttgattcatAAATGGGACACTGGactgttttatcttttatctcTTGATTATTTgtcaataaattatattttagaaTTTTATTGACTGTCATCTTTTTGCCCACGGCTGAGACGGTTGGTCAGACCTAGAATCTTTTTTACTGGGTGTGTTAcaatgtacccttaggccccctcctcgattcagagatggtctttcccttttcacgtaaatggcctccttgactccggcgctcaaaccagcgttacTCCTGTCcaagatgtgtacatcctcatcattgaaagagtggcgaagtcctggcctgacgaagtagctcttctgtgttgtgccatccgctgcCAANNNNNNNNNNNNNNNNNNNNNNNNNNNNNNNNNNNNNNNNNNNNNNNNNNNNNNNNNNNNNNNNNNNNNNNNNNNNNNNNNNNNNNNNNNNNNNNNNNNNNNNNNNNNNNNNNNNNNNNNNNNNNNNNNNNNNNNNNNNNNNNNNNNNNNNNNNNNNNNNNNNNNNNNNNNNNNNNNNNNNNNNNNNNNNNNNNNNNNNNNNNNNNNNNNNNNNNNNNNNNNNNNNNNNNNNNNNNNNNNNNNNNNNNNNNNNNNNNNNNNNNNNNNNNNNNNNNNNNNNNNNNNNNNNNNNNNNNNNNNNNNNNNNNNNNNNNNNNNNNNNNNNNNNNNNNNNNNNNNNNNNNNNNNNNNNNNNNNNNNNNNNNNNNNNNNNNNNNNNNNNNNNNNNNNNNNNNNNNNNNNNNNNNNNNNNNNNNNNNNNNNNNNNNNNNNNNNNNNNNNNNNNNNNNNNNNNNNNNNNNNNNNNNNNNNNNNNNNNNNNNNNNNNNNNNNNNNNNNNNGCATTTAGatgtccccattactgatggaaatctcacagtctaagaaggctaacctgccacttttcatatcctccctggtgaatttgatgtgtcggtccactgagttaatgtgatctgtgaattgtggtacgtcctgagatttgattttcacccaggtgtcatctacatatctgaaccaatggcttggtggtgttccagggtaggatagcaaagccctttaaataaataaataaattttatttatatagcacctttcaagacagaatcacaaagttCTGCACATAAGATTACAAGtcataaaagattta comes from the Oreochromis aureus strain Israel breed Guangdong linkage group 18, ZZ_aureus, whole genome shotgun sequence genome and includes:
- the LOC120434189 gene encoding uncharacterized protein LOC120434189; this encodes MDSGDGEINGANQNVELRFCPLLHLVERFEHYAAVGPEMSLLRDTIMRGLFNEFSLETVIEIFYNTLGLGNIDDIARVDLALQAAGIGLNPAVGAEGPWDNEALPLPAADMENNLAGLAEDHWDHQGLHLPAVNVDINLPRQEDQFADDMWWVWESDINSGTENESDLESESDDDVPESIPTIPEPQRSRSPPREEADESDLFGSRRRQREENNNGDSNEMNMKRFRFLNSGNEPSDTTSESEDNENEDTVSSPSTSADTEAGQKKRKRDDDDEDNGRDKKMCKK